A genomic segment from Nitrosopumilus sp. K4 encodes:
- the rfbC gene encoding dTDP-4-dehydrorhamnose 3,5-epimerase — MIFTKTSLPDAFVIELDKKEDTRGFFARAWDAKIFEEHGLNPKISQCNISHTKQKGTIRGMHLQKKPFEEAKLIRCTQGKIFDVIIDLRKDSPTYKQWESFELSSTNFKMLYVPEGFAHGFQSLENHTEIFYQVSQFYSPGSEIGVRWNDPTFNISWPLEVSEISEKDRSIPDFLD; from the coding sequence GTGATTTTTACAAAAACCTCTTTACCTGATGCATTTGTAATTGAACTTGATAAGAAAGAAGATACTAGAGGCTTTTTTGCCCGAGCTTGGGATGCAAAGATTTTTGAAGAACATGGATTAAACCCAAAAATCTCTCAGTGTAATATCTCTCACACAAAACAAAAAGGAACTATTAGAGGAATGCATCTTCAAAAAAAACCATTTGAAGAAGCTAAACTGATTAGATGCACACAAGGCAAAATTTTTGATGTAATTATAGATCTGCGGAAGGATTCTCCCACATACAAACAATGGGAATCTTTTGAACTTAGTTCCACTAATTTTAAAATGTTATATGTACCAGAAGGATTCGCTCATGGATTTCAATCTCTTGAGAATCATACTGAAATATTTTATCAAGTTTCTCAATTTTATTCACCTGGATCTGAAATTGGTGTGAGATGGAATGATCCTACTTTCAATATATCCTGGCCTCTTGAAGTAAGTGAAATCTCTGAAAAGGACAGATCCATTCCGGACTTTTTAGATTAA
- a CDS encoding NAD(P)-dependent oxidoreductase: protein MKFTVIGSKGFIGSNLVTHLKNEGHECYTPEIRTDNINNKNLGNVIFAIGVSNFVEKPFEAVNAHVCALSKILQKTRFDSFLYFSSGRVYYNGTSTNEDDSLSVNPMKINDLYNISKAMGESICIASGKENVRIVRPSNVTGSDFSSNLFIPSILRDAVDKGKISLRSTLDSEKDYVYIGDVVNIATKISISGKHSIYNIAFGKNTTSKKIIDEIIANTGCELDIQPNSSKFSFPTISIEKIKNEFGFEPTPFIPKIKTMIENYKKFKNS from the coding sequence TTGAAATTTACTGTAATTGGTTCAAAAGGTTTTATTGGCTCTAATTTGGTCACTCACCTAAAAAATGAAGGGCATGAATGTTATACACCAGAAATACGAACTGATAACATTAACAATAAAAATCTTGGAAATGTAATTTTTGCAATAGGAGTTTCAAACTTTGTTGAAAAACCCTTTGAGGCTGTTAACGCACATGTTTGTGCGCTTTCAAAAATTTTACAAAAGACTAGGTTCGATTCGTTTCTCTACTTTTCCTCTGGCCGAGTTTATTATAATGGGACCTCAACCAATGAAGATGATTCATTGTCAGTAAACCCAATGAAGATAAATGACTTGTATAATATTTCCAAAGCAATGGGGGAATCAATATGTATTGCATCTGGAAAAGAAAATGTGAGAATTGTAAGACCTTCAAATGTAACTGGAAGTGATTTTTCTTCAAACTTGTTCATACCTTCAATTCTTAGAGACGCAGTAGATAAAGGAAAAATATCCTTACGATCAACTCTTGATAGTGAAAAAGACTATGTTTACATTGGTGATGTAGTAAATATTGCAACCAAAATTTCGATTTCTGGAAAACATTCGATTTACAATATTGCTTTTGGGAAAAATACTACTTCTAAAAAAATAATCGATGAAATTATTGCTAATACTGGATGTGAATTAGATATACAACCAAATTCCTCCAAGTTTTCATTTCCAACAATCTCTATTGAGAAGATTAAGAATGAATTTGGATTTGAACCTACACCATTCATTCCAAAAATTAAGACTATGATTGAAAACTATAAAAAATTTAAAAACTCCTAA
- a CDS encoding NAD-dependent epimerase/dehydratase family protein, which yields MIFIIGGNGLTGSAIVQYMQKTSQKFEIIQRENKEEYFGKECNILIFANGNAVKYKANQDPFFDFNASVTSIAEYIHKIKFKKFILISTVDVYNNKSDTNQTQEDVEINFKKLDTYGFHKYLTERYVMHFCDDYLIFRLPGLVGTGLKKNPVFDYINPEKRVMISPESELNFINTRHIAKTIFKMLKMDLKNEIFNLASKNSIKIKNIKNIIGNESEFTEDAKNNIQKYQINTNKIQNLVELSTSEEAIEEYFRKL from the coding sequence AAACGGTCTTACTGGATCAGCAATTGTACAATATATGCAAAAGACATCACAAAAATTTGAAATTATTCAAAGAGAAAACAAAGAAGAGTATTTTGGGAAAGAATGTAATATTCTGATTTTTGCAAACGGTAATGCGGTAAAATACAAGGCAAATCAAGATCCATTTTTTGATTTTAATGCATCCGTAACAAGTATTGCAGAATACATACATAAGATCAAATTTAAAAAATTTATTTTAATTTCCACAGTAGATGTGTACAATAACAAATCAGACACAAATCAAACACAAGAAGACGTTGAAATTAATTTTAAAAAATTAGATACATATGGATTTCATAAATATTTGACAGAAAGATACGTCATGCATTTTTGTGATGATTATTTGATTTTTAGATTGCCCGGATTAGTAGGCACAGGATTAAAGAAAAACCCAGTTTTTGACTATATAAATCCAGAAAAAAGAGTAATGATTTCACCAGAATCAGAACTTAATTTCATAAATACAAGACATATAGCAAAAACAATTTTCAAGATGTTAAAAATGGATTTAAAAAATGAGATTTTTAATTTAGCATCAAAAAATAGCATAAAAATTAAAAACATAAAGAACATAATTGGAAATGAATCTGAATTTACAGAAGACGCCAAAAACAACATTCAGAAATATCAAATCAATACAAATAAAATTCAGAATTTGGTAGAATTATCTACGTCTGAAGAAGCAATAGAGGAGTATTTTAGAAAATTATAA